One genomic region from Salinicola endophyticus encodes:
- the asd gene encoding archaetidylserine decarboxylase (Phosphatidylserine decarboxylase is synthesized as a single chain precursor. Generation of the pyruvoyl active site from a Ser is coupled to cleavage of a Gly-Ser bond between the larger (beta) and smaller (alpha chains). It is an integral membrane protein.) codes for MDRQELFAKIQYPLPQHALSRLIGKLAESRIGWIKDPFIRHFIKHYGVDMSQAQEPDPGAYACFNDFFTRALKPGARPLGEGLISPADGTLSRFGRINHGTLIQAKGQNYSLNALLGGDSARAAPFRQGSFATVYLSPKDYHRVHMPLTGTLREMTYVPGRLFSVNQATANHVPGLFARNERLVCVFDTERGPLAMVLVGAMIVAAIETVWAGQITPLSGRAQTTCFDTPVVIEKGAEMGRFKLGSTVVMCLGREAEFHDFDPTGTPVSMGQSLGA; via the coding sequence GTGGATCGCCAGGAACTCTTCGCCAAAATTCAGTATCCGCTGCCCCAGCACGCGCTCTCGCGCCTGATCGGCAAGCTCGCCGAGAGCCGCATCGGCTGGATCAAGGATCCCTTCATCCGCCACTTCATCAAGCACTACGGTGTCGACATGAGCCAGGCGCAGGAGCCTGACCCCGGCGCCTATGCCTGCTTCAACGATTTCTTCACCCGTGCGCTCAAGCCCGGTGCCCGCCCCCTCGGCGAGGGGCTGATCTCGCCCGCCGACGGCACGCTCTCTCGCTTCGGCCGTATCAACCACGGCACGCTGATCCAGGCCAAGGGCCAGAACTATTCGCTCAATGCCCTGCTCGGGGGCGACAGCGCCCGCGCGGCGCCGTTTCGTCAGGGCAGCTTCGCCACCGTCTACCTGTCGCCCAAGGACTATCATCGCGTGCACATGCCGCTCACCGGCACCCTGCGCGAGATGACCTATGTGCCGGGCCGGCTGTTCTCGGTCAACCAGGCGACCGCCAACCATGTGCCGGGGCTGTTCGCGCGCAACGAGCGGCTGGTCTGCGTGTTCGACACCGAGCGCGGCCCGCTGGCGATGGTGCTGGTGGGCGCGATGATCGTCGCCGCTATCGAGACCGTATGGGCGGGTCAGATCACACCGCTCAGCGGCCGCGCGCAGACCACCTGTTTCGATACCCCGGTGGTGATCGAGAAAGGCGCCGAAATGGGCCGCTTCAAGCTCGGCTCCACGGTGGTGATGTGCCTGGGCCGCGAGGCCGAATTCCACGACTTCGATCCCACCGGCACCCCAGTCAGCATGGGCCAAAGCCTCGGCGCCTGA
- the rsgA gene encoding small ribosomal subunit biogenesis GTPase RsgA, with amino-acid sequence MSRRKLTRQQRWRVEKVQAERAARADRRAARDERTLEGGEYGAERSGRVAAHFGRTLEVEAVDGEQASRHRCHLRANLEGLVTGDRVIWREAQDGSGVVVARGERDSVLERPDAHGQLRPVAANIDQILVVIAAEPTPYANLVDRYLVAAESTGIAQVLVLNKSDLLPAQAGEVRALLARYSDLGYPLIEASAKRDHGLDALHARLKGRTSVFVGQSGVGKSSLIDRLLPDETLRIGALSEETRKGKHTTTTARLYALPENGESGRPREGDLIDSPGIREFGLWHLDEQELAEGFIEFRPLLGRCRFRDCRHREEPGCALLEAVERGEIHPERFASFQRIRDDVANS; translated from the coding sequence ATGAGCCGACGCAAACTGACCCGACAGCAACGCTGGCGCGTGGAAAAGGTCCAGGCCGAACGCGCCGCCCGTGCCGATCGCCGCGCGGCGCGCGATGAGCGCACCCTCGAGGGCGGTGAGTACGGTGCCGAGCGTTCAGGACGTGTGGCCGCCCACTTCGGCCGCACGCTGGAGGTCGAAGCCGTCGACGGCGAACAGGCCTCGCGCCACCGCTGCCACCTGCGCGCCAATCTCGAGGGGCTGGTCACCGGCGACCGCGTGATCTGGCGCGAGGCCCAGGACGGCAGCGGCGTGGTGGTCGCCCGCGGCGAACGCGACAGCGTGCTCGAACGTCCCGATGCCCACGGCCAGCTACGCCCGGTGGCCGCCAACATCGATCAGATCCTGGTGGTGATCGCCGCCGAGCCCACGCCCTACGCCAATCTCGTCGACCGCTACCTGGTCGCCGCGGAGAGCACCGGCATCGCCCAGGTGCTGGTGCTCAACAAGAGCGACCTGCTGCCGGCACAGGCGGGTGAGGTGCGCGCCCTGCTGGCGCGCTATAGCGATCTCGGCTATCCGCTGATCGAAGCCTCGGCCAAGCGCGACCACGGGCTCGACGCCCTGCACGCCCGTCTCAAGGGGCGCACCTCGGTGTTCGTCGGTCAGAGCGGGGTGGGCAAGTCGTCGCTGATCGATCGCCTGCTGCCGGACGAGACCCTGCGCATCGGTGCCCTTTCGGAAGAGACGCGCAAGGGCAAGCACACCACCACCACCGCGCGCCTCTATGCGCTGCCGGAAAACGGCGAAAGCGGCCGGCCACGTGAGGGCGACCTGATCGACTCGCCGGGTATCCGCGAGTTCGGTCTCTGGCACCTCGACGAGCAAGAGCTGGCCGAGGGCTTCATCGAGTTCCGCCCCCTGCTCGGCCGCTGCCGCTTCCGTGACTGTCGCCATCGCGAGGAGCCGGGCTGCGCCCTGCTCGAGGCGGTCGAACGCGGCGAGATCCATCCCGAGCGCTTCGCCAGTTTTCAGCGTATCCGCGACGACGTCGCCAACAGCTGA
- a CDS encoding TetR/AcrR family transcriptional regulator C-terminal ligand-binding domain-containing protein: protein MTRAALELALEGGLPYATIERIASVSGVAKSTIYRRWPNAGAILMDAFLDVVGPAIAYDDSLPILANFRRSVAGLSEVLNGPHGRLLQHLLGAAQSDPELSRAFVERWIAPRRQMGREAIEHAVARGELAAEIDPGLSMDLIYGAIYYRLTVSFSEIDRDFVETVVMRVLGPYLDEGAG from the coding sequence GTGACGCGCGCCGCCCTCGAGCTGGCGCTGGAGGGCGGCTTGCCCTATGCCACCATCGAGCGTATCGCCAGCGTCTCCGGGGTGGCCAAGTCGACCATCTACCGGCGTTGGCCCAATGCGGGCGCCATCCTCATGGATGCGTTTCTCGACGTCGTCGGCCCGGCCATTGCCTATGACGACAGCTTGCCGATCCTGGCCAACTTCCGGCGCAGCGTGGCAGGGCTCTCCGAGGTGCTCAACGGCCCCCACGGACGCCTGCTGCAGCATCTGCTGGGGGCGGCCCAGTCGGATCCCGAGCTCAGCCGCGCCTTCGTCGAGCGCTGGATCGCCCCGCGCCGGCAGATGGGGCGCGAGGCGATCGAGCATGCGGTGGCGCGCGGGGAGCTGGCCGCCGAGATCGATCCTGGGCTGAGCATGGATCTGATCTACGGGGCGATCTACTACCGGCTTACGGTGTCGTTCAGCGAGATCGACCGCGACTTCGTCGAGACCGTGGTGATGCGTGTGCTCGGCCCTTATCTGGACGAAGGTGCGGGTTGA
- a CDS encoding sulfurtransferase, giving the protein MSSEKPQLPLILEPDTLATHLGDPHLLIIDVPLKAESYRDGHVPGACFLDHRRLLAGSGDVPNDVPSPEALSALFSDLGLTPETHVVAYDDEGGGWAGRLLWTLELIGHPRYSYLNGGIHAWRADGHPVETTPSTPVPSDYQAEYLNPGVQIRREELLERLGSRDLAIWDARSDAEYRGLKGDNRKLGHLPGAVNFDWLEVMDSQRDLRLRDYAELVAELEARGITPDKEIVTHCQSHHRSGLTWLAARALGYASVRAYPGSWKEWGNRDDTPVER; this is encoded by the coding sequence ATGAGCTCGGAAAAACCGCAGCTACCGCTGATTCTGGAACCGGACACCCTCGCCACCCATCTCGGCGACCCGCATCTGCTGATCATCGACGTACCGCTCAAGGCCGAGAGCTATCGCGACGGCCATGTCCCCGGCGCCTGCTTTCTCGATCATCGCCGGCTGCTCGCCGGCAGCGGCGACGTGCCCAACGACGTGCCCTCCCCCGAGGCCCTCAGCGCACTCTTCTCGGATCTGGGACTGACCCCGGAAACCCATGTGGTGGCCTACGACGACGAGGGCGGCGGCTGGGCCGGACGCCTGCTGTGGACCCTGGAGTTGATCGGCCACCCGCGCTACTCCTATCTCAACGGCGGTATCCACGCCTGGCGTGCCGACGGCCATCCCGTGGAGACCACACCCAGCACCCCGGTACCCAGCGACTACCAGGCCGAGTATCTCAACCCCGGGGTACAGATTCGCCGCGAAGAGCTGCTCGAGCGTCTGGGCTCCCGCGATCTGGCAATCTGGGATGCTCGCTCCGACGCCGAGTATCGCGGCCTCAAGGGCGACAACCGCAAGCTCGGCCATCTGCCGGGGGCGGTCAATTTCGACTGGCTGGAGGTCATGGACAGCCAGCGCGACCTGCGCCTGCGCGACTACGCCGAACTGGTGGCGGAGCTCGAGGCCCGCGGCATCACGCCGGACAAGGAGATCGTCACCCACTGCCAGAGCCATCACCGCAGCGGACTGACCTGGCTCGCCGCGCGTGCACTGGGCTATGCAAGCGTGCGCGCCTATCCCGGTTCGTGGAAGGAGTGGGGGAATCGGGACGATACGCCGGTCGAGCGCTAG
- a CDS encoding NCS2 family permease, with translation MLDKYFSLRSLGTSLKTEVLAGVATFLAAMYIIVVNPSILSAAGVPFAGALTATVLISFFGSVMMGLYARNPILVAPGMGINALFTYTMVMGAGIPWQTALGCVFWSGVLFAVLALFNVRRYVVDAIPATLRHAIACGIGLFITVIGLVNARLLVSNPATVVGLGEMTPALVTFLIGLGVTAVLVARRIQGALILGIVFTTLAAVPIGRLWGDGSVYFPEAIATPTLVNFQGIFAWPDFSALWQVDFSGALAVAYWPFIFVILFTTFFDAMSTFIGVCQAGNLLDENGEPRNIRRSMMVDAFSALISAPLGTSPANAYVESAAGISQGGRSGLVAVVSGLLFLPFLFLSPLLALVPAIATAPALIMVGVFMLSPIRTIDWQQYDDAIPAFVAMMLIPLTYSITHGVVFGFLTYVVVKVGVGKANEVRPAMWVLFLLSILMLFEG, from the coding sequence GTGCTCGACAAATACTTCTCTCTGCGCTCGCTGGGAACCAGCCTCAAGACCGAGGTGCTGGCGGGCGTGGCCACCTTCCTGGCGGCGATGTACATCATCGTGGTCAACCCTTCGATTCTCTCTGCTGCCGGCGTGCCTTTCGCCGGGGCGTTGACCGCCACCGTGCTGATCAGCTTCTTCGGCAGCGTGATGATGGGCCTGTATGCGCGCAACCCGATCCTGGTGGCGCCGGGGATGGGCATCAACGCGCTGTTCACCTACACCATGGTGATGGGCGCGGGCATTCCGTGGCAGACCGCACTGGGCTGCGTGTTCTGGTCCGGGGTGCTGTTTGCGGTGCTGGCGCTGTTCAACGTGCGCCGCTACGTCGTCGACGCCATTCCGGCGACGCTGCGCCACGCCATCGCCTGCGGTATCGGGCTGTTCATCACCGTGATCGGGCTGGTCAATGCGCGGCTGCTGGTTTCCAACCCGGCCACCGTGGTCGGTCTGGGCGAGATGACGCCGGCGCTGGTGACCTTTCTGATCGGCCTCGGGGTGACCGCGGTGCTGGTGGCTCGACGCATCCAGGGCGCGCTGATCCTGGGTATCGTCTTCACCACGCTGGCGGCGGTGCCGATCGGGCGCCTGTGGGGCGACGGCAGCGTCTATTTCCCCGAGGCGATCGCCACCCCGACGCTGGTCAACTTCCAGGGTATCTTCGCCTGGCCCGACTTCAGCGCGCTGTGGCAGGTCGACTTCAGCGGTGCGCTGGCGGTGGCCTACTGGCCGTTCATCTTCGTCATCCTGTTCACCACCTTCTTCGATGCCATGTCGACCTTCATCGGCGTGTGCCAGGCGGGTAATCTGCTCGATGAGAACGGCGAGCCGCGTAATATCCGCCGTTCGATGATGGTCGACGCCTTTTCGGCGCTGATCTCGGCGCCGCTGGGCACCAGCCCGGCCAACGCCTACGTCGAGTCCGCTGCCGGCATCAGCCAGGGCGGTCGCTCGGGGTTGGTGGCGGTGGTCTCGGGGCTGCTGTTCCTGCCGTTTCTGTTCCTCTCACCGCTGCTGGCGCTGGTGCCGGCGATCGCCACTGCGCCGGCGCTGATCATGGTCGGAGTGTTCATGCTCTCGCCGATCCGCACCATCGACTGGCAGCAGTACGACGATGCCATCCCGGCGTTCGTGGCGATGATGCTGATTCCGCTCACCTACTCGATCACCCACGGGGTGGTGTTCGGCTTCCTTACCTATGTGGTGGTCAAGGTCGGCGTGGGTAAGGCGAACGAAGTGCGCCCGGCGATGTGGGTGCTCTTTCTGCTCTCGATTCTGATGCTGTTCGAGGGCTGA